In Gigantopelta aegis isolate Gae_Host chromosome 14, Gae_host_genome, whole genome shotgun sequence, the following proteins share a genomic window:
- the LOC121389073 gene encoding piggyBac transposable element-derived protein 3-like, with protein sequence MWCPSTVNIHIFHFFSSSTSSARQVPTKLGPNDPLVALTKMFKRTRNIKDILAAVLDSGSECDELSESDEDDEINDSNGGDSSDHESQFSSSDDEPLATLSNAAKQINNKRITKHQALLHFVDNNLVNDEQKNDRIWKLRPWIDSLRENVNSVSSDENQSIDEIMVAFKGRSILKQYLPKKPKKWGFKLWARCSSSGFLHDFAVYQGKGTGISGDNGGDFGVGGNVVLQLCESLPRGQQHKIFADNIFTNIAMASELKERGFHFTGTIRANRCHKAPLKSEQELKRMGRGAFDSVIETKTNKCVTLLSTYVGTDPVNKIKRYDRSTKSFIDVDQPAVIGIYNSKMGGVDLLDMMCTLYKRQLKSKRWYLYIFYHTLTIAVVNAWFLYRRDCKYLATVKTMPLKPFQGMVAASLVKKDNVVRGRHSGSTGLTPPPAKKQRVMPGPVNDARYDKTDHFPLHQEKRMGVDSVPKAIQVGGVPNAWFICVWFPNETALFHTMKNMVTRDCALFHTMKNIVTCDCA encoded by the exons ATGTGGTGTCCGTCGACCGTCAACATTCACATTTTCCACTTCTTCTCCAGTTCCACCAG TTCAGCCAGGCAGGTTCCAACgaaacttggtccaaatgatcctctcgTGGCACTGACTaag atgTTCAAGCGAACACGAAATATCAAAGACATTTTGGCTGCTGTTCTGGATTCAGGCAGTGAATGTGACGAGCTGTCAGAAAGTGATGAGGATGATGAAATTAACGATAGTAACGGTGGCGACAGTTCAGATCATGAAAGCCAGTTCAGTTCTTCAGATGACGAGCCGTTAGCTACACTTTCCAATGCTGCTAAGCAGATAAATAACAAACGAATAACAAAACATCAA gCTCTTTTACATTTTGTCGATAACAATCTTGTGAATGATGAACAAAAAAACGATCGAATTTGGAAATTGAGGCCTTGGATTGACTCACTGagagaaaatgtcaacagtGTTAGCAGCGATGAAAATCAAAGTATTGACGAGATTATGGTGGCATTCAAAGGTCGTTCAATTCTGAAGCAATATTTGCCCAAAAAACCAAAGAAATGGGGTTTCAAGTTATGGGCAAGGTGCAGTTCATCAGGATTTTTGCACGACTTTGCTGTTTATCAAGGAAAAGGAACTGGCATCAGCGGTGATAATGGAGGCGACTTTGGTGTTGGAGGCAATGTCGTGCTACAGCTATGTGAATCTCTGCCTCGAGGCCAACAGCACAAAATATTTGCTGataatattttcacaaacattGCCATGGCAAGTGAACTGAAGGAGCGTGGATTCCACTTTACTGGGACCATCCGAGCCAATCGCTGTCATAAAGCCCCTCTAAAATCAGAGCAAGAGCTGAAACGAATGGGACGTGGTGCATTTGATTCTGTCATTGAgacaaaaaccaacaaatgtGTGACACTACTGTCCACTTATGTTGGTACTGACCCTGTCAACAAGATCAAACGGTATGACAGATCCACCAAAAGCTTCATTGATGTAGACCAACCAGCAGTAATTGGAATCTATAACTCCAAAATGGGTGGAGTTGATCTGCTCGACATGATGTGCACATTGTACAAGCGACAACTAAAGAGTAAAAGATggtatttatacattttttaccATACCCTAACCATTGCAGTTGTAAATGCGTGGTTCCTCTACCGCCGTGACTGCAAATATTTGGCTACTGTAAAGACAATGCCACTGAAACCATTTCAGGGCATGGTCGCTGCTTCATTAGTGAAGAAAGACAATGTTGTACGTGGTCGACATTCTGGTTCTACTGGCTTAACACCACCGCCGGCAAAGAAGCAACGAGTGATGCCTGGACCAGTCAATGACGCCCGCTACGACAAAACAGATCACTTTCCCTTGCATCAAGAAAAGCGTATGGGTGTAGACTCTGTACCAAAGGCTATACAAGTTGGAGGTGTTCCAAATGCCTGGTTCATTTGTGTCTGGTTCCCGAACGAAACTGCTTTGTTTCATACCATGAAAAACATGGTAACACGTGACTGTGCCTTGTTTCATACCATGAAAAACATAGTAACATGTGACTGTGCCTAA